In the genome of Conger conger chromosome 8, fConCon1.1, whole genome shotgun sequence, one region contains:
- the LOC133135325 gene encoding uridylate-specific endoribonuclease C-like isoform X2, which translates to MNELWKLDTNRLKPGTDYTISLQGKAGYVSQGSNTARDHAQSPLFSYVNEGKLKSIKTYSNFLDLLDNYEKSTGVTEAVTPEELAENYRFLDSILQTEVMKRAHKYLVSKGKSRADLRSFKNQLYDIWFRLYHRDRSAGEDSCGFEHVFVGETKYGREIAGFHNWVQFYLEEKSRHLDYKGYKARDREAPDARAHVLNVQFSWNGLVKPVGSCFIGVSPEFEVALFTLVFLKSTGRVTRTVVNVDRYQLEVVVSRHGRSIGTSYPKLLSSGHRRL; encoded by the exons ATGAATGAGCTTTGGAAGTTGGACACAAACCGTCTGAAGCCTGGAACGGACTATACCATCTCTCTGCAG gggaagGCTGGTTACGTCTCCCAAGGCAGTAACACAGCCAGGGACCACGCCCAGTCACCACTCTTCTCCTACGTCAACGAAGGCAAATTAAAGAGCATTAAGACCTACTCCA ACTTCCTGGACCTGCTGGACAACTATGAGAAATCCACGGGCGTGACCGAGGCTGTCACGCCTGAGGAGCTGGCCGAGAACTACCGCTTCCTGGACTCCATCCTGCAAACCGAGGTCATGAAG CGTGCTCACAAGTACCTGGTCAGTAAGGGGAAGTCACGCGCGGACCTGAGGTCGTTTAAGAACCAGCTCTACGATATCTGGTTCCGCCTTTACCACAGGGACAGGAGTGCAGG AGAGGACTCCTGCGGGTttgagcatgtgtttgtgggAGAGACGAAGTACGGGAGGGAGATTGCGGGTTTCCACAACTGGGTCCAGTTCTACCTGGAGGAGAAGAGCCGCCACCTGGACTACAAAGGCTACAAAGCTCGGGACCGTGAGGCG CCGGATGCCAGGGCCCACGTCCTGAACGTGCAGTTCAGCTGGAACGGGCTGGTCAAGCCCGTGGGCAGCTGCTTCATCGGCGTGAGCCCGGAGTTCGAGGTGGCGCTGTTCACCCTCGTCTTCCTCAAGTCCACGGGGAGGGTGACGCGCACGGTGGTGAACGTGGACCGGTACCAGCTGGAGGTGGTGGTGTCTCGCCACGGCCGCTCCATTGGGACGTCCTACCCCAAGCTCCTGAGCAGCGGCCACAGACGCCTGTAG
- the LOC133135325 gene encoding uridylate-specific endoribonuclease C-like isoform X1 produces the protein MFFGVTMALRCSGRDVSLLLLCFTLTYALIDASSQDVDQDLSNIMNELWKLDTNRLKPGTDYTISLQGKAGYVSQGSNTARDHAQSPLFSYVNEGKLKSIKTYSNFLDLLDNYEKSTGVTEAVTPEELAENYRFLDSILQTEVMKRAHKYLVSKGKSRADLRSFKNQLYDIWFRLYHRDRSAGEDSCGFEHVFVGETKYGREIAGFHNWVQFYLEEKSRHLDYKGYKARDREAPDARAHVLNVQFSWNGLVKPVGSCFIGVSPEFEVALFTLVFLKSTGRVTRTVVNVDRYQLEVVVSRHGRSIGTSYPKLLSSGHRRL, from the exons ATGTTTTTTGGAGTAACAATGGCTCTGAG GTGTTCCGGTCGAGACGTTTCTCTTCTCCTCTTGTGTTTTACATTAACTTATGCACTTATTGATGCATCAAG TCAGGATGTGGACCAGGATCTCTCCAACATCATGAATGAGCTTTGGAAGTTGGACACAAACCGTCTGAAGCCTGGAACGGACTATACCATCTCTCTGCAG gggaagGCTGGTTACGTCTCCCAAGGCAGTAACACAGCCAGGGACCACGCCCAGTCACCACTCTTCTCCTACGTCAACGAAGGCAAATTAAAGAGCATTAAGACCTACTCCA ACTTCCTGGACCTGCTGGACAACTATGAGAAATCCACGGGCGTGACCGAGGCTGTCACGCCTGAGGAGCTGGCCGAGAACTACCGCTTCCTGGACTCCATCCTGCAAACCGAGGTCATGAAG CGTGCTCACAAGTACCTGGTCAGTAAGGGGAAGTCACGCGCGGACCTGAGGTCGTTTAAGAACCAGCTCTACGATATCTGGTTCCGCCTTTACCACAGGGACAGGAGTGCAGG AGAGGACTCCTGCGGGTttgagcatgtgtttgtgggAGAGACGAAGTACGGGAGGGAGATTGCGGGTTTCCACAACTGGGTCCAGTTCTACCTGGAGGAGAAGAGCCGCCACCTGGACTACAAAGGCTACAAAGCTCGGGACCGTGAGGCG CCGGATGCCAGGGCCCACGTCCTGAACGTGCAGTTCAGCTGGAACGGGCTGGTCAAGCCCGTGGGCAGCTGCTTCATCGGCGTGAGCCCGGAGTTCGAGGTGGCGCTGTTCACCCTCGTCTTCCTCAAGTCCACGGGGAGGGTGACGCGCACGGTGGTGAACGTGGACCGGTACCAGCTGGAGGTGGTGGTGTCTCGCCACGGCCGCTCCATTGGGACGTCCTACCCCAAGCTCCTGAGCAGCGGCCACAGACGCCTGTAG